Proteins encoded within one genomic window of Candidatus Angelobacter sp.:
- a CDS encoding type II toxin-antitoxin system RelE/ParE family toxin: protein AGLAKLRNRQYHRKPLTKALGDGLFELRHVGKLNTRVLWFFMKGRRIVAVHGIRNKGQAIAARDLDTARERMRDWQKRYAT from the coding sequence TGGCTGGACTCGCGAAGCTGCGGAACCGTCAGTATCACCGTAAGCCGTTGACCAAGGCGCTCGGCGACGGCCTGTTTGAACTCCGGCACGTTGGCAAGCTAAACACGCGCGTGCTGTGGTTCTTTATGAAGGGCCGCCGCATCGTGGCTGTTCATGGCATTCGCAACAAAGGCCAGGCCATCGCGGCCCGCGACCTCGACACGGCGCGTGAACGAATGCGGGACTGGCAGAAAAGATACGCGACATGA
- a CDS encoding helix-turn-helix transcriptional regulator, whose translation MKKTNFDRYLAEQMEDPAFAARFKQAGEAWDVALQLAALREQAGLSQAELARSLKTTQQQISRLESPGYQGHSLSMLRRVARALHARVRVVLEPDSASKADALAEDPVLYRVKRNATKSA comes from the coding sequence ATGAAGAAGACAAACTTTGACCGATACCTGGCGGAACAGATGGAAGACCCCGCCTTCGCCGCGCGCTTCAAACAAGCGGGCGAGGCGTGGGACGTGGCCCTGCAACTTGCCGCCCTGCGCGAGCAAGCCGGCCTCTCGCAAGCCGAACTCGCCCGCAGTCTGAAAACCACCCAGCAACAAATCAGCCGGCTGGAATCTCCCGGCTACCAAGGACACTCACTCAGCATGCTCCGCCGCGTGGCCAGAGCATTGCACGCCCGCGTGCGCGTGGTGCTCGAACCCGACTCGGCGAGCAAAGCCGACGCATTGGCCGAAGATCCGGTGCTCTATCGGGTCAAACGCAACGCCACCAAGTCCGCATGA
- a CDS encoding MBOAT family O-acyltransferase encodes MLFHTWTFLIFLLVVLPVFFALRKTRLWLPWLTVASYVFYGWWNPYYLFLVLYSTVLDFCLVALMDHCPREGRKVDVSARLTRLRFNNRVLKAAFVGAALATLGVLCFAVAGPKTLRPAMTALGMLVFLMALGALFSSRRIWLLISLVNNLALLLFFKYARFAVENVNDLFAWLHVAAKLPDPSTLMPFGFEYLLPVGISFFTFQSLSYTIDFYFGNVHRERNFLRFATFVCFFPQLMAGPIERARHLLPQFNKFPEVRLQNFTDGASLFLVGLFKKLALADFLSFYVERVYENPKAFGAPALMLATVAFGWQIFFDFSGYTDMARGVAKLMGFHLILNFNNPYLAAGLGEFWSRWHISLSTWFRDYVYIPLGGNRGGTFNTYRNLLITFFISGIWHGANWTFVIWGTLHGLGVVVTRELERSAFYRDRVPRLLKQAGVFVFVSFTWIFFRAGSLNDALLIAGRIFTAAWHDPQIPALMIGLVALVWLYQFLYESRYRDVLKLGLVRVSVAAFMVLYLCLCASGGGAFIYFQF; translated from the coding sequence ATGCTCTTTCACACCTGGACCTTCCTGATATTCCTGTTGGTCGTGTTGCCGGTATTTTTCGCATTGCGGAAAACCCGGCTGTGGCTGCCCTGGCTGACCGTCGCCTCTTACGTTTTCTACGGCTGGTGGAATCCTTACTACCTCTTTCTCGTTCTCTACTCCACGGTTCTGGACTTCTGCCTCGTCGCGCTGATGGATCACTGCCCGCGCGAAGGGCGGAAGGTGGACGTGTCGGCGCGCCTGACACGTTTGCGGTTCAATAACCGCGTCCTGAAAGCCGCGTTCGTTGGCGCGGCGCTGGCGACACTCGGGGTTCTGTGTTTTGCGGTGGCCGGACCGAAGACGCTGCGGCCCGCGATGACCGCGTTGGGCATGCTCGTGTTTCTGATGGCGCTGGGCGCTCTGTTCAGCAGCCGCCGGATCTGGCTCTTGATCAGCCTGGTCAACAATCTTGCGCTGCTCCTGTTTTTCAAATACGCCCGCTTCGCCGTTGAAAACGTCAACGACCTCTTCGCCTGGCTCCATGTAGCGGCCAAATTGCCCGATCCTTCCACGCTGATGCCTTTCGGCTTCGAATACCTGCTCCCCGTCGGCATCTCGTTCTTCACCTTCCAGTCGCTGAGCTACACGATCGACTTCTATTTCGGCAACGTCCATCGCGAACGGAACTTTCTCCGTTTCGCGACCTTCGTTTGTTTCTTTCCCCAGCTCATGGCCGGGCCGATCGAGCGCGCCCGGCATTTGCTGCCGCAGTTCAATAAATTCCCCGAGGTCCGGCTGCAAAACTTCACCGACGGCGCGTCGCTCTTTCTGGTCGGGCTGTTCAAGAAACTGGCGCTGGCCGACTTCCTTTCGTTCTACGTCGAGCGGGTCTATGAAAATCCGAAGGCGTTCGGCGCGCCGGCGCTGATGCTCGCAACCGTCGCCTTCGGGTGGCAGATCTTTTTCGACTTCAGCGGCTACACGGACATGGCTCGCGGCGTGGCGAAGCTGATGGGCTTCCATCTCATCCTGAACTTCAACAATCCCTACCTCGCCGCCGGCCTGGGCGAATTCTGGTCGCGCTGGCACATCAGCCTGTCCACCTGGTTCCGCGACTACGTCTATATTCCCCTCGGCGGGAACCGTGGCGGGACCTTTAACACCTACCGGAATCTGCTCATCACCTTTTTCATTTCCGGCATCTGGCACGGAGCGAACTGGACCTTCGTGATCTGGGGGACGCTGCACGGTCTGGGCGTGGTCGTCACCCGGGAATTGGAACGCTCCGCCTTTTACCGCGACCGCGTGCCCCGGCTGCTCAAGCAGGCCGGCGTGTTTGTGTTCGTGTCCTTCACCTGGATTTTTTTCCGCGCCGGATCGCTGAACGACGCGCTGCTCATCGCTGGCCGCATATTCACGGCGGCCTGGCACGATCCGCAGATTCCCGCGCTGATGATCGGACTGGTGGCCCTGGTCTGGCTTTACCAGTTTCTCTACGAATCGAGGTACAGGGACGTTCTGAAACTCGGACTTGTCCGCGTGAGCGTCGCCGCGTTCATGGTGCTTTACCTGTGTCTCTGCGCCTCCGGCGGCGGCGCGTTCATCTATTTTCAATTCTAA
- a CDS encoding bleomycin resistance protein, which translates to MKTRATTLFPFVPSGPQFQTALEFFAELGFEKEWEHDGLAGLRFGGAYFMLQRIDVPEWQRNQMITFEVTDLDAYWSELEVKKLPDRFAGVKFRPPTQFAWGREIHIIDPGGVCWHVRQSRG; encoded by the coding sequence ATGAAGACACGAGCCACAACGCTGTTCCCGTTTGTGCCGTCGGGACCGCAGTTCCAGACGGCCCTCGAGTTCTTCGCCGAACTGGGTTTCGAAAAGGAATGGGAACATGACGGCCTGGCGGGTTTGCGATTCGGCGGCGCCTATTTCATGCTCCAGCGCATCGACGTGCCCGAGTGGCAACGCAATCAAATGATCACGTTCGAGGTCACCGACCTCGACGCTTACTGGTCGGAACTGGAAGTGAAAAAACTGCCGGACAGGTTTGCCGGCGTGAAGTTCCGCCCGCCGACACAGTTCGCCTGGGGCCGGGAGATCCACATCATCGACCCGGGAGGAGTCTGCTGGCACGTTCGCCAAAGTCGCGGTTGA
- a CDS encoding SUMF1/EgtB/PvdO family nonheme iron enzyme — translation MVSLPGGEFVMGTDKGNPDEAPAHKVKVSAFLIDKYEVTHEMFTKVQLPNPSHWQDNPKKPVERVRWRDAKQYCNERSLLEGLKPCYDEKTADWDCDYAANGYRLPTEAEWEYACRAGAEGPYDFGQPDKLRQYAWFADNAGEKTHVAGEKKPNRWGIFDLYGNVSEWCEDVYSPTYYKESPPVDPRGPPNPGKDVQRVMRGGSWKASADMCRASFRQGQRTGDSDACFFTDYCGFRCVRRASPDELRQLKIKAK, via the coding sequence ATGGTTTCCTTGCCGGGCGGCGAATTCGTCATGGGCACCGACAAAGGCAATCCTGACGAAGCCCCGGCGCACAAGGTGAAGGTCAGCGCGTTCCTGATCGACAAATATGAGGTGACGCATGAGATGTTCACGAAGGTTCAATTGCCGAACCCGTCGCACTGGCAGGACAACCCGAAGAAACCGGTGGAGCGGGTCCGTTGGCGCGACGCCAAACAATACTGCAACGAGCGTTCATTGCTCGAAGGTCTGAAACCCTGTTACGATGAGAAGACCGCCGACTGGGATTGCGATTACGCGGCGAACGGCTATCGCCTGCCCACGGAAGCGGAATGGGAATACGCCTGCCGCGCCGGCGCCGAAGGTCCCTACGATTTCGGACAGCCCGACAAGCTGCGGCAGTACGCATGGTTTGCGGACAACGCCGGGGAAAAAACCCACGTCGCCGGCGAGAAGAAGCCGAATCGATGGGGAATCTTCGACCTGTACGGAAACGTGTCGGAATGGTGTGAAGATGTTTACAGCCCGACCTACTATAAGGAAAGTCCGCCGGTTGACCCGCGCGGGCCGCCCAACCCCGGCAAGGATGTGCAGCGCGTCATGCGCGGCGGTTCCTGGAAGGCGAGTGCCGACATGTGCCGCGCCTCGTTTCGACAGGGCCAGCGCACCGGCGACAGCGACGCCTGTTTTTTCACGGATTACTGCGGCTTTCGCTGCGTGCGGCGGGCATCGCCGGACGAACTGCGGCAGTTGAAAATCAAAGCGAAATGA
- a CDS encoding ThuA domain-containing protein translates to MATSLQLRKKRRSKAPLCVLATIVVAGQLSGVEPWSDAGLPVKEGLVLWLDATRENEARQALGLPMLFDGAAVDIWHDGSGRVHHVEQQVRSFRPRFKLGTAGPAIRFDGQDDYLSASIAGPGLTNATLVLFASPHSNAGGFRGFLAMNETGRNDYQTGLTIDLGPTASARFETLNPEGSGFGGAINAMTDAFPFATFHTVSLTTEPGPQGTQLYIDGVPQHARSRASSSLRTDQLTVGARSYSNEAEPPFVQGFLDGDIDEALLYDRVLGSVERAKVEAYLARKHAARDSDSRKTRPLVTVTNPPPVQVLVPGFTVSELPLRLNNINNLKYRGDGKLFALGYNGRIFLLSDTDGNGLEDRAGLFWDKPTLRAPIGMALTPPGYARGNGVFVAAKGKVSLIVDTNRDDVADQEIIVADGWEELHHGVDALGIAVDRDGSVYFGLGAADYTNPYLIDRDSGRARYDLKSERGTILKVTPDFTKREIVCTGVRFSVGMAFNRAGDLFCTDQEGATWLPNGNPFDELLQIQPARHYGFPPRHPRFLPDVIDEPSVFDYGPQHQSTCGLNFNERVNGGPTFGPEWWAGDAIVSGYSRGKLWHTKLAKTAAGYVAETQLFACLNALTVDASVSPAGDLLVSTHSGGPDWGSGPDGKGRLYRIHYSDKDAPQPVLAWAASPTESRIEFDRPLDPAQLKNLVTQITFTQGKYVSAGDRFETLRPGYQAVQNQLAAPRYDIPVLAVNVTPDRRVLIVTTSSRTEAVRYAVTLPRFGTGLSPPGAEPAQTDLLIEPAGADAQWESGDRQQTWSGWLPHLDFVAARAFTVASPTHDRLWELMSRAGELKLRAQLDLWQMLRPAIQPGSVLDYALPDERVTVVFRAASPLSVKTPAGLINAKRAASGSYEAVIEHSPKEGQWLPLEITLATGNTSPQLEVAYHTTEDARPRALPVRRILLPWTTVKPDDTRDGRERQIPELAGGNWPEGRRIFFGDTVACHKCHRVRDEGGTIGPDLSNLVHRDYESVLRDIRQPSAAINPDHIAYAIQLTNGETINGVLQGDDREKVVVGLVTGQPVTIYKKQIVSANPSPVSLMPEGLDRALSAQQMKDLLTFLLTAPLETAQVEAPNPPAPRSRVEVGAVLKQVADAGRDTTKPLHILLVAGPKDHGPGEHDYPLWQKRWHKLLALADKITVDDAFGWPAPGQFHGADLVVFYSDNPGWSAARAQELDEFLGRGGGLAFLHYAVDGHEAVEALSQRIGLAWRGGQSRFRHGPLQLQLSPDPLTSGFDNFQLVDESYWNLVGDEKNVRVLARGVEENAARPLAWTREQGPGRVFVCIPGHFTWTFDDPLFRLLVFRGMMWSAHQPMDRLAELALIGARVEN, encoded by the coding sequence ATGGCCACCAGTCTTCAGCTTCGCAAAAAACGCAGATCAAAAGCCCCTCTTTGCGTGCTGGCAACGATCGTCGTCGCCGGACAACTTTCAGGCGTCGAGCCCTGGAGTGACGCGGGACTTCCGGTGAAGGAGGGTCTGGTGCTGTGGCTCGATGCCACGCGGGAAAACGAAGCGCGGCAGGCGCTCGGGCTCCCGATGCTCTTCGATGGGGCCGCGGTGGACATCTGGCACGACGGCTCCGGTCGAGTCCATCACGTTGAGCAACAGGTCCGGAGTTTTCGTCCGCGCTTCAAGCTCGGCACGGCCGGTCCCGCGATTCGCTTTGATGGCCAGGACGATTATCTCTCCGCGTCAATCGCCGGCCCCGGATTGACCAATGCCACCCTGGTCCTCTTCGCGTCGCCGCACTCCAATGCCGGCGGTTTCCGCGGGTTCCTGGCGATGAATGAAACGGGCCGAAACGATTACCAGACCGGCCTGACGATTGATCTGGGGCCAACAGCGTCGGCCCGCTTCGAGACGTTGAACCCCGAGGGCAGCGGTTTTGGTGGGGCGATAAACGCAATGACCGACGCATTTCCGTTCGCCACGTTTCACACAGTTTCTCTGACCACAGAACCCGGGCCGCAAGGAACGCAGCTTTATATCGACGGCGTGCCGCAACATGCGCGCAGCCGCGCGTCCTCCTCGCTGCGAACGGATCAATTGACGGTGGGCGCGCGCAGCTACTCGAATGAAGCCGAACCCCCCTTTGTTCAAGGTTTCCTCGACGGAGACATCGACGAGGCGCTCCTTTACGATCGAGTGCTCGGCAGCGTCGAACGCGCGAAGGTGGAGGCGTACCTCGCCCGTAAACATGCGGCCCGGGATTCCGATTCAAGAAAAACCCGGCCGCTCGTCACCGTCACCAATCCGCCACCCGTGCAGGTGCTCGTGCCGGGATTCACCGTGAGTGAATTGCCACTGCGGTTGAACAATATCAACAACCTGAAGTATCGCGGTGACGGCAAACTGTTTGCCCTCGGTTACAACGGGCGGATTTTTCTGCTCAGCGACACTGATGGCAATGGATTGGAGGACAGGGCCGGGCTGTTTTGGGACAAACCGACGTTGCGCGCACCCATTGGCATGGCGCTTACGCCGCCCGGTTACGCCCGGGGCAACGGCGTTTTCGTGGCGGCAAAAGGAAAGGTTTCGCTCATCGTGGACACCAACCGCGACGACGTGGCGGACCAGGAAATCATTGTGGCCGACGGTTGGGAGGAGTTGCACCACGGTGTGGATGCGCTCGGTATCGCGGTGGATCGGGACGGCAGCGTCTATTTCGGCCTTGGCGCGGCCGATTATACGAACCCTTACCTGATTGACCGCGACAGCGGACGGGCACGCTACGATTTGAAAAGCGAACGCGGAACGATTCTGAAAGTGACGCCCGATTTCACTAAGCGCGAAATCGTTTGCACAGGCGTCCGGTTTTCCGTCGGCATGGCCTTCAATCGCGCCGGCGATCTGTTCTGCACGGACCAGGAAGGCGCCACCTGGCTGCCGAACGGGAATCCCTTCGATGAACTGCTGCAGATTCAACCGGCGAGGCATTACGGTTTTCCGCCGCGTCATCCCAGGTTTTTGCCCGACGTCATTGATGAACCGAGCGTTTTCGATTACGGGCCGCAACATCAATCCACCTGCGGACTGAACTTCAACGAACGCGTGAACGGCGGCCCGACGTTCGGCCCGGAATGGTGGGCCGGGGACGCCATCGTCTCCGGCTATTCGCGCGGCAAACTCTGGCACACCAAACTCGCGAAGACCGCCGCCGGTTACGTCGCGGAAACCCAACTGTTTGCCTGCCTGAACGCGTTGACGGTGGACGCCAGCGTTTCTCCGGCCGGCGATTTGCTCGTAAGCACGCACAGCGGAGGACCAGACTGGGGTAGCGGACCGGACGGCAAGGGCAGGCTCTATAGAATACATTATTCCGACAAGGACGCGCCACAACCGGTGCTCGCCTGGGCGGCGAGTCCCACGGAGAGCCGGATCGAGTTTGATCGTCCGCTTGATCCCGCGCAGCTGAAAAACCTTGTCACTCAGATCACGTTCACGCAGGGCAAATACGTCTCCGCCGGCGATCGTTTCGAGACATTGCGCCCGGGTTATCAGGCTGTTCAAAATCAACTGGCCGCGCCGCGCTACGACATTCCGGTTTTGGCGGTCAACGTGACCCCGGACCGCCGCGTGTTGATCGTGACAACGTCTTCCCGCACCGAAGCCGTGCGTTACGCGGTGACGTTGCCTCGCTTCGGAACCGGGCTCTCTCCGCCCGGCGCCGAGCCCGCCCAAACCGACCTGCTCATCGAGCCTGCCGGCGCCGACGCGCAGTGGGAGTCAGGCGACAGGCAGCAGACCTGGTCCGGCTGGCTGCCACATCTCGATTTTGTCGCTGCGCGCGCGTTCACGGTGGCAAGCCCCACACACGATCGCCTGTGGGAATTGATGAGCCGGGCGGGCGAATTGAAGTTGCGGGCACAACTTGATCTCTGGCAAATGCTGCGGCCCGCCATTCAACCCGGTTCGGTTCTCGATTACGCGCTCCCGGATGAACGGGTCACGGTCGTTTTCCGCGCGGCTTCGCCGTTGTCCGTGAAAACACCGGCCGGTTTGATCAACGCGAAACGCGCCGCAAGCGGATCGTACGAAGCCGTCATCGAACATTCGCCGAAGGAAGGCCAATGGCTCCCGCTGGAAATTACCCTGGCAACCGGGAACACCTCCCCGCAATTGGAGGTCGCTTATCACACGACCGAGGATGCCCGACCGCGCGCGCTCCCGGTGCGCCGCATTCTCCTGCCCTGGACCACGGTGAAGCCCGACGACACCCGGGATGGGCGTGAACGGCAGATCCCGGAGCTGGCCGGAGGGAACTGGCCCGAGGGCAGGCGGATTTTTTTTGGAGACACGGTCGCCTGCCATAAATGCCATCGCGTGCGCGACGAAGGTGGAACCATCGGTCCCGACCTGTCCAACCTCGTGCATCGCGACTATGAATCGGTCCTCCGGGACATCCGCCAGCCCAGTGCGGCGATCAATCCCGACCACATCGCTTACGCGATTCAGTTGACGAACGGCGAGACGATCAATGGCGTCTTGCAAGGCGACGATCGCGAGAAGGTTGTTGTCGGCCTCGTCACCGGCCAGCCGGTGACGATTTACAAAAAACAAATCGTGTCAGCAAATCCTTCGCCCGTTTCGCTCATGCCCGAAGGGCTTGACCGGGCGTTGAGCGCGCAACAAATGAAAGATTTGCTGACGTTCCTGCTGACGGCGCCGCTGGAGACCGCGCAGGTTGAGGCGCCTAATCCGCCAGCTCCGCGGTCCCGCGTCGAGGTCGGGGCGGTGTTGAAGCAGGTCGCCGACGCCGGTCGGGACACGACGAAGCCCCTGCACATCCTGCTGGTGGCCGGGCCGAAAGACCATGGCCCGGGCGAACACGACTATCCCCTGTGGCAGAAGCGCTGGCATAAATTGCTCGCGCTCGCCGACAAGATCACAGTGGACGACGCCTTCGGCTGGCCGGCGCCCGGTCAGTTTCATGGCGCCGACCTCGTTGTATTCTATTCCGACAATCCCGGATGGTCGGCAGCGCGCGCGCAGGAGCTGGACGAGTTTCTCGGTCGTGGCGGCGGCCTGGCCTTCCTGCACTACGCCGTGGACGGACATGAAGCCGTTGAAGCGTTAAGCCAGCGCATTGGCCTGGCCTGGCGAGGCGGACAATCGCGCTTCCGCCACGGGCCGCTTCAATTGCAGCTGTCTCCGGACCCGTTGACGTCAGGCTTCGACAACTTCCAATTGGTGGACGAAAGCTATTGGAACCTTGTCGGCGACGAAAAAAATGTTCGAGTCCTGGCGCGTGGCGTCGAGGAAAACGCCGCCAGGCCGCTGGCATGGACCCGCGAACAAGGGCCGGGCCGCGTCTTTGTGTGCATTCCCGGCCACTTCACATGGACGTTTGACGATCCGCTGTTCCGGCTGCTGGTGTTTCGCGGCATGATGTGGTCGGCCCACCAACCGATGGATCGACTGGCCGAGCTGGCGCTCATCGGCGCGCGGGTGGAGAACTGA
- a CDS encoding 4-oxalocrotonate tautomerase family protein encodes MPLMNVKMLEGVFTPKQKQEMISKLTDTMVSIEGENMRPVTVVILEEVKSGDWGIGGKSLTTSDAKALAAGSSKG; translated from the coding sequence ATGCCGCTAATGAATGTAAAAATGTTGGAGGGCGTTTTCACGCCGAAACAGAAGCAGGAGATGATCAGCAAGCTGACAGACACGATGGTATCCATTGAAGGCGAGAACATGCGTCCCGTGACGGTGGTGATTCTCGAAGAGGTCAAGAGCGGTGACTGGGGAATCGGTGGCAAATCTCTCACGACCTCCGACGCAAAAGCGCTTGCCGCGGGCAGCTCGAAAGGCTGA
- a CDS encoding carboxymuconolactone decarboxylase family protein, with amino-acid sequence MYNKENLTKIKKMNELAPEVMKAFWAFDKAAVADGAIPVKYKELIAVAVALTTQCPYCIDIHSGNARKAGATDAEMVEAAMVAASLRAGAAVTHATHALPN; translated from the coding sequence ATGTATAACAAAGAAAACCTGACGAAAATAAAGAAGATGAACGAACTCGCGCCGGAAGTGATGAAGGCGTTTTGGGCGTTCGACAAAGCCGCCGTTGCCGATGGAGCAATTCCGGTGAAGTACAAGGAATTGATTGCCGTCGCGGTCGCGCTCACCACCCAATGCCCGTACTGCATCGACATCCACAGCGGCAACGCGCGCAAGGCCGGCGCCACTGACGCCGAGATGGTCGAGGCGGCGATGGTGGCTGCATCCCTGCGGGCTGGAGCGGCGGTCACCCACGCGACGCACGCGCTGCCCAATTGA
- a CDS encoding SUMF1/EgtB/PvdO family nonheme iron enzyme, with protein MALISFATPTPAQEVSVPDPNLDAAIREVLGKPAGPLTQQDMLGLTNFGAVFRNITNVQGLEAARNLVSLDLQDNRITNVNILTNLTRLVLLDLGENRFPEFTLPPGLTNLAKLRLESGVLTNLSLPAGLTQLTNLSVGFNQLTSLTLPADMTNLILLSAFQNQLTKLTLPSKLTDLNWLDLSDNQLRSLNLPAGLTNLSFIALDGNQLTSFTVPVDMTNLSALRINDNQLTNLTLSAGLNHLSLLVASGNQLPSLTLSPGLTSLAFLELNGNQLTNLTLPPDMQQLTGLFIADNPLTTFVLSESLAATGMASVVDAFQNQGIPVFTYPLAVQLVRPLMLVGSFKFGITGPPGDYMILGSTNLATWSAVGVATNPLGSVNFHDVTTNASPQKFYRALRQDPPANMAFIPPNTFTMGSPTNDFDSSINERPQTTVTLTRGFWIGEFEVTQGEYLSVMGTNPSEFPGDLNRPVSSVTWFDATNYCGMLTQRELAAGRIPPGSRFRLPTEAEWEYAARAGTTTRFSYGDDAPNYTSLANYAWFLDLGHPDLTVHAVGQKLPNPWGLYDMYGNVWEWCQDWYDSLPGGVQIDPTGPPGPVQFDEKVMRGGAYDYPNSSCRSASRLFRPANQPDSDLGFRVVFDLGL; from the coding sequence ATGGCGTTGATCAGTTTCGCAACTCCGACCCCGGCGCAGGAAGTTTCCGTCCCCGATCCAAACTTGGACGCCGCCATCCGCGAGGTGTTGGGAAAACCTGCCGGACCATTGACGCAACAGGACATGCTCGGCCTGACAAACTTTGGCGCGGTCTTTCGGAACATCACCAACGTGCAAGGGCTGGAAGCGGCCCGGAATCTGGTTTCACTCGATCTCCAGGACAACCGGATCACGAATGTTAACATCCTCACCAACTTGACCAGGCTGGTCCTTCTCGACCTCGGTGAGAATCGATTCCCCGAGTTCACGCTGCCTCCGGGGCTGACGAATTTGGCCAAGCTTCGCCTCGAATCCGGCGTGCTGACGAATCTAAGCCTGCCGGCGGGACTGACGCAGTTGACCAATCTGAGCGTTGGTTTCAATCAACTCACCAGCCTGACGTTGCCCGCCGACATGACGAACCTGATTCTTCTGAGTGCCTTCCAGAATCAACTCACGAAACTGACGTTGCCGTCGAAGCTGACAGACTTGAACTGGCTTGATCTCTCTGACAACCAACTCCGTAGTCTCAACCTGCCCGCAGGCCTGACGAATTTAAGTTTCATCGCGCTCGACGGAAATCAATTGACCAGCTTCACCGTGCCGGTGGACATGACGAACCTGTCGGCTCTCCGAATTAACGACAATCAACTCACGAACCTCACCTTGTCCGCGGGCTTGAATCATCTGAGTCTTCTGGTTGCTTCCGGCAATCAACTCCCCAGCCTCACCTTGTCACCGGGCCTGACCTCGCTGGCTTTTCTTGAACTCAACGGCAATCAACTGACCAACCTGACTTTGCCTCCGGACATGCAGCAGTTGACCGGTCTTTTCATAGCAGACAATCCGCTGACGACGTTTGTCCTGTCCGAATCGCTGGCGGCCACGGGAATGGCCAGCGTTGTTGACGCTTTTCAGAATCAAGGCATCCCCGTGTTCACTTATCCGCTCGCAGTTCAGTTGGTCCGGCCACTAATGTTGGTTGGCTCATTCAAATTCGGAATCACCGGGCCGCCCGGGGACTACATGATCCTTGGCTCCACAAATCTCGCAACCTGGAGCGCGGTGGGCGTGGCAACCAACCCACTTGGCAGCGTCAATTTCCACGATGTCACCACCAATGCCTCGCCGCAGAAGTTTTATCGCGCGCTGCGACAAGACCCGCCCGCGAACATGGCGTTCATCCCGCCCAATACTTTCACGATGGGCAGCCCGACCAACGATTTCGACAGCAGCATTAACGAACGTCCGCAAACCACGGTGACACTCACGCGCGGCTTTTGGATCGGTGAATTCGAGGTGACCCAGGGCGAATACCTGTCCGTCATGGGCACAAACCCAAGCGAATTCCCGGGTGATCTGAACCGTCCCGTTTCGAGCGTGACGTGGTTCGACGCGACCAATTATTGCGGAATGCTCACGCAACGGGAACTCGCCGCGGGACGAATTCCGCCCGGCAGCCGGTTTCGTCTGCCAACCGAAGCCGAATGGGAATACGCCGCGCGCGCCGGCACAACGACGCGTTTCAGTTACGGAGACGACGCTCCGAATTACACCAGCCTGGCAAATTACGCGTGGTTCTTGGATCTTGGGCATCCCGACCTGACCGTTCACGCCGTCGGGCAGAAGCTTCCCAATCCGTGGGGATTGTACGACATGTATGGAAACGTCTGGGAATGGTGTCAGGACTGGTACGATTCACTGCCCGGCGGAGTGCAGATTGATCCGACCGGGCCTCCCGGTCCTGTTCAATTTGACGAGAAGGTCATGCGCGGTGGTGCTTACGACTATCCCAACTCATCCTGCCGATCCGCGTCGCGGTTATTTCGTCCCGCCAACCAACCCGATTCCGACCTCGGCTTCCGCGTCGTGTTCGACCTTGGGCTGTAA